ATCCGAGTAAGGCCTCTACAATCTTGGGCTGGGCATTAATACATACAGAGAAATAATATAACGTTTTTTCACCGGAACGACTGACCACAATAATGTTTATAACAAACCTCAAAATCATTGACATTTACCTGTGTTACGTCATTAAAATTTCCATGTCCGAGACAGCCATTGCTTCCACTTCCAAATGTCATAATAATACCTCGGTCTGCAAATTGAAAATAAATAGAGGAGATTATAGGTACGATGAGTTGATGGGTGTGGTTATATCACAGTGTTGGCCAACCATGTGAGTTTTAATCCCTAACAAGGGAATGCTAACTTGCTCCACCACGGTGATAAATGGTGACGAGGGAGCAGGAAATAGAGCTTGGGCTCAGAGGTTCTTTAATCCTGTGTCATCTGCTTTTGATATTAGACTAATGACAGCTCCCTCAAGACTATGACTAATGGTGTATCCCGGTTGGAGAAAGTGTACCTCCTAAACGCCAAGCCAGCAGTGTGGTGATTGCATTCTGTAGGGGAGAACAAACACTGATGAATGTTCTCTTGTCAGAAGTGCAGTGAAAGAGGTGATTACATCCACACGTTCAAATGCAGCTTCCATTCCTATGCTGCTCCAGTGCTTTATTATcatactgcagtgtgtgtgtgtgtgtgtgtgtgtgtcagagtgtgtgctTAGCAGCAAAAACACACAGTGAATAAATATTGATTTCCTATAGTGAAGATCCCCTACTGAGGCTGACCTGACACGGATGCTGTTGTCCCCAGCAGGAAACACAATGAGAGATGgtctgcatcacaaatggcaccatattctccatttataaactgggtggttagagccctgactgctgattggctgacaggcgtgttatataccacgggtatgacaaaacatttatttttactgctctaaatacgttgataaccagtttataagagcaataaggcacctctggggtttgtggtatatggccaatatatagcTAAGGGCTCCACGATGcattgtgcctaagaacagcccttagccgtggtatattggtcgtataccacacccccttgtgccttattgcttaaatagtgcactacttttgaccagagccttccaAATTTgggcactatatatggaatagggtgccatttgagacattaTTATGGCCTGTACCTGTCATACAGGTGGTGAAGAGATCCCCACAGGACACAGACTTGATGGTGACTCCAGACTGGCCCTCCAGGAAGCGAGAGATGAACTGTGGCTGCATCTGTTCTACTGCACCAGGCAGAGTGGGCTCACCAGATCCTACTGACGGAGCCTGGCACAGCACCATTAGGACGTGGTTAGGAAATGTGTGAATACTGGTGATATTAAAGACTATACAGATAAGACTCTCATATTGTTTTGAAAACAAATCCTTTATCTTATCATCCTTTAACCATTATAATGCATAATCTGAAGATATTAAAGAGGCAGCTAGTAGCTTGTTGGTTAAGGTAAATATTGATATATGAAGCCATAACTGAGGTTGGCAAGCCTCATTCAGACAGAGAAGGGATAAGGGGATCAAGAAACCCAATCTGACCTCCCAGGTGATGAGTCGGCCTGACTTGGTGACGCCCATCTTCTGTGTACGTCCCAAGGCCACCTGCAGCACCTCTGTGTTGAGCATGGGTAGGCGCAGAGGCACAGAGATTCCACTGCCCCATGTGTACACTGATGACAGGGGGAAGGAGTGCAACTTTCCTGTTCCCATCCGTCCATCTAGTACAGGACAGAACATTATACGAAAGGTGTTAATTATTACAGAACTGGTTCAATCATGGATGTGGGTGGAATGTCACTGACCTCTGAAGGACCTTGTGCCGGTCATTCGCCCTCCTTGTCTACCATGACCCCCTGACTGTACGGTGGACAGTGGTTTCTCAATTCTGGACCAGAAATCAAAATGTCTTTTGAATATTGtatacatacatttccatcaatggtaatgtacatgtacagttgaagccggaagtttacatacacttaggttggagtcattaaaactcgtttttcaaccactccacaaatttcttgttaacaaactatagttttggcaagtcagtaaggacatctactttgtgcatgacacaagtaatttttccaacaattgtttacagacagattatttcactgtatcacaattccagtgggtcagaagtttacatacactaagttgactgtgcctttaaacagcttggaaaattccagaaaatgatgtcatggctttagaagcttctgataggctaattgacatcatttgagtcaattggaggtgtacctgtggatgtatttcaaggtctaccttcaaactcagtgcctctttgcttgacatcatgggaaaatcaaaagaaatcagccaagatctcaggaaaaaaattgtagacctccacaagtctggttcatctttgggagcaatttccaaatgcctgaaggtaccacgttcgtctgcacaaacaatagtgcgcaagtataaacaccatgggaccacacagccgtcataccgcttaggaaggagatgcgttctgtctcctagagatgaacatactttggtgcgaaaagtgcaaatcaatcccagaacagcagcaaaggaccttgtgaagatgctggaggaaacaggtacaaaagtatctatatccacagtaaaacgagtcctatattgacatagcctgaaaggccgctcagcaaggaagaagccactgctccaaaacagccataaaaaagccagactatggtttgcaactgcacatggggaaaaatatcatacattttggagaaatgtcctctggtctgatgaaacaaaaatagaactgtttggccataatgaccatccttctgtttggaggaaaaagggggaggcttgcaagaccaagaacgccatcccaaccgtgaagcacaggggtggcagcatcatgttgtgagggtgctttgctgcaggagggtctggtgcacttcacaaaattgatggcatcatgagggaggaaacatcaagacatcagtcaggaagttaaagcttggtcgcaaatgggtcttccaaatggacaatgaccacaggaatacttccaaagttgtggaaaaatggcttaagtacaacaaagtcaaggtattggagtggccatcacaaagccctgacctcaatcctatagaaaacttgtgggcagatctgaaaaagcgtgtgcgagcaaggaggcctacgaatctgactcagttacaccagctctgtcaggaggaatgggccaaaattcacccaatttattgtgggaagcttgtggaaggctactcaaaacatttgacccaagttaaacaatttaaaggcaatgctaccaaatactaattgagtgtatgtaaacttctgacccactgggaatgtgatgaaagaaataaaagctgaaataaatcattctctctactattattctgacatttcacattcttaaaattaagtagtgatcctaactgacctaaaatagggaattttactgggattaaatgtcaggagttgtggaacactgagtttaaatgtatttggctaaggtgtatgtaaacttctgacttcaactgtatgtatacatTAGATAAATGTTGTTTTCTTATGACGAGTCTGGTGACTAGAAGCTTCAGGCTTTGGTTGtgtccaatggcaccctattccctatatagtgaaatgtatagggaatagtgttccatttgggatacagaTTTTGTGGCATTCATTACCTGCGCATTTTGACGTTGCCTATATCAGTGTAGAGGTTTAGCAGGGGTCTGATGCAAACAGGGTGGGCCATGATCTCATTGAGCTGTGGGCGTTTGGACGGGTCCAGATTGAGCATGTTCATGATGAGCTGCCTGAGTTCTGTACTGTACCGGTCTGAGATTGGGGCAAAGGTACCACTCATGATCTTCAACACTAGGGCAGGTAGGTTCTGTAAAAGAATGAAGAGTGAGTAAACCCAAGAAGAGGAGTTACATTTTCAAACTATGCTAATGTGTTGATTTTTTATGGGTTTACTTTTAGACCAGTAAACTTTAGGCATCATCCCACAAATTCAAATACATTTTGCATGGAGATAGAAAGATAAAAGCTTCAAAGTAATGTGAGATATGATTAACTTGCAATGCTATTTCTGGATCTATTGACACATAATTCCAAAGTGCAAAAACAGGTTATGAAATTGGAATGACAATGTATGAAGTGTATTTGAAAAGAATGTGTACAGCAGCCTCGAAAGCTCTCTTGAGGCTGGCTAGCTCATATAGAACACAGCCCAGGGCCCAGATATCACTCTTCTGGTTGTAGGGCTTCCCCTCACACAGCTCCGGAGAGATGTAGCATGGGGTCCCCACCACCTGAATggaaataaaacaataacaaaagATAAACTCTACTGCCAGTGCTGCCTATGACTATGCATTTCATCAGAGTACGCATTTGGCCATTACTATGTAGTCAGGTGACCAATGCTACGTCATGTCCACTCACAGTGTAGGCTTTGCTCTTGCTGACTAGGATTTTGGAGATTCCAAAGTCGCCTATTTTGACAATCATTTGATGCTTGTCAAGCAGAATGTTCTGGGTCTTCAGGTCACGGTGTAGGATGAGCTTATTGTGCACGTGGTACAGGGCCAGCAGAATTTGGACAAAGAAGTGTAGGATGGTGTCCTCATCCAGCAGGGAGTTACAGCGCTTCTGAATGTAGTCGGCTAGGGTTCCACCTACAGTAAGAAAGCAGGAAAATAATACAGCTACAGTAGAATCATGCTCACAGGCCACCCAGAGTTTTGTAACATAATGCAGTGCCCTTTATCATATATCTCCTGAAGCGCTACAACAGGGACTGACATCTGATGAGACTGAATAAGATCTCATGGGGAACGTCTGCAAAGCAAAACATATTTGACACCCTATGTTACAGTGTCAGACTTTCTATGTACctgttacggatacaggtatcctgtgtgtgtatcctgtgtgtttcttttctctcattctcccctcacaggtggcaatcatcattccccaatcagtcaccaatcagaagacacacctcctcctgtttccattacccaatcacatcccctttcccttggtttaaaaacccattCAGTTGTTTCCTCAGAGCTCAATCTCTCTGTCATGCAATCTCTCTGTAGAGCTCTTGTGTTTgcaactacatgtcactttgtccatTACCCTGTGAGTTTTGGTTATGGcgtttgtttgatggtgggaaagGGGGTACCAAGAAAAGttgcccatgggcatacactacccgtaggtaaactttgtctaaatacactagttagaactgggcggaccaccctctgtatttttggttagttagctgttgttgaagcaGGTagactagcttaggggtgtttttgaaggcttattatttctttccttgggtccagctcaggcCCTTTTCCCGCTCCCCATTACCGTGTGTTTACAAATAAACCATGAGTGTTTGACGGTAGATTTTAAGTTGTCTGTGGTTATTTGTTCTCGCTGTTACTTTTTCACTGTTataatttgcatgagttatgttacgggtctTGTTGCCATCCCCCCTAGACTGTAGAGCCAAAGGGATTTGTAACAGTACCTTATGTGATATGGGGGGGTAATGTGATAGTACCTGGTGCATATTCCATAGCAATCATCAGAGCCTTGTCCTCCAGGAAGTTCTCATAGTACTCTATGATGTTGGGGTGGTTGAGCAGCTTCAGCACCTGGCACTCGTTCTGGGCAGCAAGGCGTTCATCACGGGACATCTGCTCTACTGGGATCTCCTTCAGGATCACAAAAGCCCCATCACTGCGCCGACGACACAGGTGCACTATCCTGTCACACATGACATGGGAAAGTGGAGAATGAGTAGTGTGGGGAAGAGTTGGAAAAGTGCATTCTGGTGTAGGCTATCCCCTTACAGTGGGCATCTTTGCTTGTACACTTTTGAACATTATTGCCACTGATATTGGTGCTATGTAACGCATGTGGGCATTAGAAAAACATCTTAAAACTAGAGTTTTACCATTTATATAATGGGCAAATAACATAACACATTACATTTATGACTAAAAATTCAACACAGTAGCTTTGCACTCATCATGTACTAGTATTATACTATTTTGATTAGGGCGACCATAGAAGTAGAATGAGCGCTTAATTCTAATTGTATGAAGGCGGGCCTTTTAATAACAGATGCGCGCGCCGTTCCGGTACTCGACTGAACCAATTTACATGCGTTCTGTATTTTGGCAAATAGACAAGCTGCGAAGTTTTTAACTTTAACTTAAGTTTGACCGTAAGATAAATAAAACGTCACAAAAAAGTATAAATAAGGCTACCGTGCCTTAGCGATGTAGTTTCATCAAGAAGTTCAAAGTTAATAACTTTTGGTTTACCCAAAAGCTCCTCTTCCGACCACTTTGATTTTCTCATACTTCTCCATCTCCTCTGCTCaaggctgtaaaaaaaaaatcgaAAGTCGTCTCCAGGCAACACTTCCCCTGCTCCTACAGGGAAGAACTTGGGACAAAAAGCACGCGGATCTGAAAGCAAGCTTCTTCTGTTTTTCTTGGGCAATTTAATGGTTACTCAAAGGGTTTTTTGTTGTAGGGTATTATTGAATGCTCATTCATATCATTTTACTAAATTAGATTTTGTCGTCagtaatactgtgtgtgtgtgtaaatgagagGGTTAATCTCCACACTATCTCTCCTGTTCTAGGTACGACTGCAGGTAACAGTGTCTAGACGGCATGTAATTTTggtcgcctctccttccagttctctgctgccaatgactggaacgaactacaaaaatctctgaaactggaaacacttatctccctcactagctttaagcaccagctgtcagagcagctcatagattactacacctgtacatagcccatctataatttagcccaaacaactacctctttacctactgtatttatttattctgctcctttgcaccccattatttctatctctactttgcaccttcttccactgcaaaccaaccattccagtttttttttacttgctatattgtatttacttcgccaccatggccttttttatatttttatttattaatatattttatttgccttcacctcccttatctcacctcacttgctcacattgtatatagacttatttttcactgtattattgactgtatgtttgttatactccatgtgtaactatgtgttgttgtatgtgtcgaactgctttgctttatcttggccaggtcgcaattgtaaatgagaacgtgttctcaatttgcctacctggttaaataaaggtgaaataaaaataaataaaataaaattatggAGTGCCTTCCCCTCGGCTGAGATAAGCAGGCAGCTGCCAAGCTTGGCTCCTGTTCTTTCTGCTTCCATCTCTGCTCTAATGCGGGCAATAACAAACGCCTTGTCAGGTCTGTAATACATTGGCAAAACATCACAGCCTTCATCATTTGAAGCAGCCCATTTTCTGCTTATTCTCAGATACATCTTCCAACACCACATGCTGATCTAGACTATacattactgtagactatacATTACTGTATTTGAGACACTTGCAAAAAGTGCCAGGAATCAATGGGTGGAAGCCAGAGTCACATCACATCAAAAATATGTTACTAGATGTGGAAACTAGAGAGGGGTTAAGttctaaatggtaccctattccctatatagtgttctacttttgaccaggggccataGCTCTGGACAAAAGCAGTGCAgtatgtagggtatagggtgccatttaggactcagTCTGTGCCGGCCTCGTTAGTGGTTCAGTTCTATAATGAGGTTGACTTGCTGACCCAGACAATGTGTGATTTATCTATTTTATCTACAGCTTTGTCTACATGATAGAGGTGCAGGGCTCTTATCTGCCGTGTTCATGGTGGTGTAACTATTCACAGCAGTGAAGTGAGGGCTCTATTGAGTTGGTTTAGCGCTTAGACAAGCAAAAATAAGCCTGTTTCAGTGGAGGATGGGGAAGATATGTCCGCATACACAATGTTTTTCTGGAACACGTTAGGTCCTTTGATACCATTTGAGCAATGTATCCATGCCCCAAATATTTCAGGCTGTTATGGAGGCAAAGGGGGATCCAACCCAGCACttgatgggtgtacctaataaattgGGTGTACTGAGTGTACATGGaaacatttcataaaaaatgGCATCTCTTTTAACACACTCTTTCTCCCTCATAGGCACGTGCACGTGTACACACAGACCTGATGCACACACAGAGTAAGACTTTGATGTTAGTAAATGTGTTCCTCCAGGACTGGCCTATCACAGAGGATGCTAATGTTCTTCCTCCTATCTTGTGCTCCAGTGACATGAAGATGTTGAACATTTGAGAAGAATCAGCATTTTATTCACCTCAGCAGGCTTGTACACTGAGCATACAAATCATTaagaatacctgctctttccatgacatagacagaccaggtgaatccaggtgaaagctatgatcccttatcagtgatgtaaagtacttaagtaaaaatactttcaagtactacttaagtcgttttttgggctATTTGTACTTTACTATTAATAATTTTGACGTTTACTTTCTTAAAGAAAATTatgcactttttactccatacattttccctgacacccaaaattactagttacattttgaatgcttagcaagacaggaCAATTGTCTAATTCCCACACATGTctagagaacattcctggtcatccctactgcctctgatctggcagactcactaaacacatgcttcatttgtaaatgatgcagagttggagcgtgccccttgctatccgtaaataaataaataaatgaactaGAAAATGTTGTCAGCTGCTTTGCTCAATATAAAGAATTGTTtataatttatacttttacttttgatacttaagtacagagcctggctgcagcacttgagaccaagaggagtgcaaccaattcattacctccaaaaacaagcaatcccgtcaaaacaacaacattcatccgggagggacagaaaaggcccaagcatcctcctacaaagccagaaactggacacctaggcatggcccgggactggaagatgcttgtcgatattggccagcaactcatttttccacctgaggttgcttctaccaaccttaggccagacatggtactctggtcCCCTTCACGAAAGGCTGTGTACATCATAGAGCTCACAGTCCCGTGGGAAAACTCTGTTGAAGAGGCCTACGAGCGTAAGAAACTGCGTTACACAGAGTTGGCAGCAGACGCAACTCAGCGTGGCTGGAATGCAAAAGTCTGGCCAGTTGAAGTGGGATGCAGAGGATTCGTGGCTTCTTCCACCATCAGGTTGCTGAAAGAACTTGGAATCCATGGACAGGCTCTGCGGCAGACCGTCAGAGCAGTTTCTCAAGCAGCTGAAAGAGGCAGCCAGTGGATCTGGATCAAACGGAAGGACCCTTGCTGGGCTATAATTTCATGACCCACCCCCCCACCTGAGAACCCAATTCAGATCCATCCAACTTGAGGAGGGCATATGAGGTATGCGGTCAGCTGTAGGGCTGGCTCAGGGAAGAGGACGCCCCTGCCTTGCATAATCCCGTGGGAAATCTTAATTGGGCATGGGACACAAGCTAAGGCTTGATCACCCTTTAGCTGGTCACCTTTGATGAGGGTGTTTAGTgattaaaggccgaaacacccactgattcgaaggcacactactgaggatgtgtcccaaaattgacatcttaacccagtctaagaaataaacctcccatgccactctgtcaacatcacggcaaatttcatgtgagtgcataccatctactggcacaatggacagtttcaaCATCTCGTCCCGTGTTTTACGATTCTTCACTTgcgcaattacatttacttttgaccaaatatttttttactttacctcaagtagtattttactgggtgactttcacttttacttgagtaattttctattaaggtatctttacttttactcaagtatgacaattgggtactttttccaccacagccccttattgatgtcacttgttaaatccacaaatctgcaatcagtgtagatgaaggggggggagacaggtaaagaaggatttttaaaccttgagacatgggttgtgtaATGTGTATGCTTGCCATTcggaaggtgaatgggcaagacaaaagattaaagtgactttgaacggggtacggtgccaggcgcaccagtttgtgtctagaactacaacactgctgggtttttcacgctcaacagtttcctgtgtgtatcaacaagtgttcaccacccaaaggacatccatcaATATTGGGAAAGTGTGTGCTGTGCAGTTAGGATAGTCTACATCAGGTTTTCCCGAACTGGGGTATGCGTACCCCCAGGGGTACACGCAATGCattcgggggtacgccaaataaaaatgtgattcacataaaaaaattataaataaacgctttaaaaatataaaaaatcttcacattttcaaacagtccatttatattttccaacagggctatacatttgggtgaggtttttttctcgcctgagtagcctcgtttcactgtcaaaaataaaatgaaaccatctagtgttcagtgaaataacaacacaatgtcaaatacaggtagcctagtcaaataattaacatccaatcacattaaccgctactctctcgcaggaattccactaacggaccctatgtagccaaacatagctgctgctcattccgtttgcgcgaaaattgataaatggtcaAAAAAAGTAAGGTCCGTGTCCAtggagacacataccagctctactggtagtactgctactaccagcagtactacacctgcacctgtcgatgacacaagttgttctgcttccacgagcacgtCCAATGGTAggatcagtaattctacatttgctgttagcccagctagcatggatactgacagttgtgaatctgatgcagccgaagagctactgcccccttacctgggaaagcactgaacaacagacagggacgttggaccatcgaagaggacaacgaaatatgatgagaactacattgatttggggttcacttatattgggagtagtgcctttcctcagccacggtgtgttatatgtgcaaaagtactatctcacaagtCGATGAAAcattcactcttgcgcagacatttagaaacaaaacatacaattagaaaaataagccacaggagttttttgagcaagaattaagacgactttcgagtagtaatgtcacgccctgaccttagagagcctttttatgtctctagttggtttggtcatggtgtgatttggggtggacgttttgttttctatgtttctttatttctatgttttggccgggtatggttctcaatcagggacagctgtctatcgttgtctctgattgggaatcatactttgGTAGCcatttttccctcctttcagtgtgggtagttaactttgtttgtggcacaatagccctgtaagcttcacggttgtttctttcgtttgatgttttgttggcgacattttaaataaaagtgaaaatgtacgctcaccacgctgcactttggtccacttcttttgacggccgtgacagaactacccaccaccaagggaccaagcagcgtggccggGAGGAGCAGCGCTAtctggaggaatggacatgggaggagatattggaaggcaagggaccctgggcacaggctggtgaatatcgccgtcctaaagaggaactggaggcagctaaagcagaGCGGCGACGCTAAGAGGAATTGGCACAGCGGAgtaagcacgagaggcagcccccaattttttttgcggggggcacacggggagagtGGCTGAGTCAGggtatagacctgagccaactccccgtgcttatcggaaggagcgtggtactggtcgggcaccgtgttatgcggtaaagcgcacagtgtctccagttCGCTCTCATAGCCCGGcgctacatcccagctccccgcatctgccgggctagggtgagcatccagccaggacggatggtaCCGGCTCAGCACGCCTGATCTCCAGTGCTTCTcttcggcccaggatatcctgcgccggctctgcgcactgtgtctccggtgcgtctgcacagctcagtgcgtcctgtgccagtgCCCCGCATTTGCAGGGTGAagataaccatccagccaggacgggttgttcaagctctacgctcgagacctccagtgcgcctccacggcccaatgtatccggtgcctccgccaagaaccaagcctccagtatgtctccccagcctggtgagtcctgtgcctgctgccagaaccaggcctcctgtatgtctccccagcctggtgatccctgtggcagctccacgtaccagactgcccatacgtctcctcactccagtgatgatacatggcacaaagcctccagtgatgatccatgacaagaagcctccagtgatgatccatggcaagaacctccagtgatgatccatggcacgaagcctccagtgatgactgaactatttgttcagcacattTGAAATGAACAGCGACGGAATTCAGAACAtgagccgttcttacagtattttccacattttgttacgttacagccttattctaaaattgattacattgtttttttcttcatccatctacacacaataccccataacaagaaagcaaaaataggttttttgaaatgtttgcaaatgtattaaaaataaaactgaaatatcacatttacataagtattcagaccctttgctcaatactttgttgaagcacctttggcagcgattacagcctgaaGTTTTTTCTTTGatatgacgctgcaagcttggcacacctgtatttggggagtatctcccattcttctctgcagatcctctcaagctctgtcaggttggatggggagcatcactgcacagcttttttcaggtctctccagagatgttcaatcaggttcaaggcggactctggctgggccactcaaggacattcagagatctgtcccaaagccactcatgagttgtcttggctgtgtgctttgggtcgttgtgctgttggaaggtgaaccttcgccccagtctgaggtcctgagcgctctggagcaggttttcataaaggacctctctgtactttgctcctttcatctttccctcgatcctgactagtctctcagtccctgccattgaaaacatccccacagcatgatgctgccac
The sequence above is drawn from the Salvelinus fontinalis isolate EN_2023a chromosome 24, ASM2944872v1, whole genome shotgun sequence genome and encodes:
- the nek8 gene encoding serine/threonine-protein kinase Nek8, translated to MEKYEKIKVVGRGAFGIVHLCRRRSDGAFVILKEIPVEQMSRDERLAAQNECQVLKLLNHPNIIEYYENFLEDKALMIAMEYAPGGTLADYIQKRCNSLLDEDTILHFFVQILLALYHVHNKLILHRDLKTQNILLDKHQMIVKIGDFGISKILVSKSKAYTVVGTPCYISPELCEGKPYNQKSDIWALGCVLYELASLKRAFEAANLPALVLKIMSGTFAPISDRYSTELRQLIMNMLNLDPSKRPQLNEIMAHPVCIRPLLNLYTDIGNVKMRRIEKPLSTVQSGGHGRQGGRMTGTRSFRDGRMGTGKLHSFPLSSVYTWGSGISVPLRLPMLNTEVLQVALGRTQKMGVTKSGRLITWEAPSVGSGEPTLPGAVEQMQPQFISRFLEGQSGVTIKSVSCGDLFTTCMTDRGIIMTFGSGSNGCLGHGNFNDVTQPKIVEALLGYELVQVSCGASHVLAVTNDREVFSWGRGDNGRLGLGTQDSHNSPQQVCVPGKFEAHRVLCGVDCSMVISTQNSILACGSNRFNKLGLDKINAAEEPAPCDQIEEVYLFSPVQSAPLNVDKVVYIDIGTAHSVAVTEKGQCFTFGSNQHGQLGCSSRRTSRVPYPVPGLQGITMAACGDAFTLAIGSEGEVYTWGKGARGRLGRKEEDSGIPKAVQLDEIHPFTVTSVACCHGNTLLAVKPLLEEPVPR